The following are encoded together in the Streptomyces sp. NBC_01465 genome:
- a CDS encoding DUF742 domain-containing protein: MATPPGGHPYNGGQQSPGDHDRNRFNFPSTPSSRQGQPSYEQPYQPQYPQQPSPYSQPPQPPRIQPVQPRRAPEAAPPAAHNPLVRPYAMTGGRTRPRYQLAIEALVHTTAEPARLQGQLPEHQRICRLCVEIKSVAEISALLSIPLGVARILVADLAEAGLVAIHQPGGDENAGGTPDVTLLERVLSGLRKL; encoded by the coding sequence GTGGCAACGCCCCCAGGCGGTCACCCTTACAACGGTGGACAGCAGTCTCCGGGTGATCACGACCGTAACCGCTTCAACTTCCCCTCCACGCCCAGCAGCAGACAGGGTCAGCCCTCTTACGAGCAGCCCTATCAGCCGCAGTACCCGCAGCAGCCCTCGCCGTACTCCCAGCCGCCGCAGCCGCCGCGCATCCAGCCGGTGCAGCCGCGTCGAGCCCCGGAGGCCGCTCCGCCGGCCGCGCACAACCCTCTCGTACGCCCTTATGCCATGACCGGCGGCCGGACCCGGCCGCGCTACCAGCTCGCCATCGAGGCACTGGTGCACACCACGGCCGAACCCGCCCGGCTGCAAGGGCAGTTGCCCGAGCACCAGCGGATCTGCCGGCTCTGTGTCGAGATCAAGTCGGTCGCCGAGATCTCGGCTCTACTTTCCATTCCTCTGGGCGTCGCCCGCATTCTCGTCGCAGACTTGGCGGAGGCCGGCCTTGTCGCCATCCATCAGCCGGGCGGCGACGAGAACGCCGGCGGCACGCCAGACGTGACACTGCTCGAAAGGGTGCTCAGTGGACTTCGCAAGCTCTAG
- a CDS encoding sensor histidine kinase yields the protein MRRSKNGSATQQVSRGNFTPPPREAASPAEIPAPAAGGSTSRLAPRNWRVPTKLNAILLIPVLVGLVMGGFQVKGSVDTWNEAQDAEKTALIVRAASEYGQALLNERDLTAAPLLSSKRTDPVVTKAYAATDDAKSKFDTAVVSMPRKQGLERRLSLFRAEEPKLAALRKAAYAEALDPVKTEEGYVKVQHSLMEFSNELGLGTGNITAYGRTVYAIELAKAAESLQRSIGLHLLLRPSQDQDTFRAQAVAFNSYNYLEQIALGEYTSGGTQADTDKLIKIMKGKAADGAKKLAAAKQQADAAGVPFVAPPSKAGSVYDGIAAEIGKGQTPKELKAKGITAETWMAAATAKFDGYTEIENGLVTKAVDEAASISDSAKTDAITNGAIVVIALLAAFVLAGMMARQMSRSMRQLRTAAFGIAEQRLPSLVDQLSRTDPGRVDTRVEPIPINTQDEIGEVARAFDQVHREAVRLAAEQAMLRGNVNAIFTNLSRRNQSLIEGQLTLITDLENNEADPDQLESLFKLDHLATRMRRNGENLLVLAGEEPGRRWNQPVPLVDVLRAASSEVESYERIELSGVPETEIHGQAVTDLVHLLAELLENATTFSSPQTKVRVTATRLPDGRVMVEIHDKGIGLTAEDFADINHKLANPPTVDAAISQRMGLFVVGRLADRHGVRVQLRPSGEQAGTTSLVMLPDAITHGGGGEALPVDDFTVSSIIPEQQQPMQMAPLRTAAELGFDDSRYGDGANGEQPRELDPVNRSLMRGERRAALEAQAQVGDRPLFRDEVQEPAQYAEPQFTEPQYTEAQYTDQQGYAQDAYAQTGYQEQPYAQEQTPAYDENGYAYAESAYEAPATQQPGYDASYDPHAHQGEWPAQGTFEGSYETGFQTEAESAPSAPASAPERVGFDRPGPSPSTSHEVTEAGLPRRGSQSQQPAAPSAPEAGNSPDSGDVAVNDDWRSSNDERWQRAEKLREPKAGGVTPSGLPRRVPKANLVEGTAEQTPQGGPQVSRAPEDIRGRLSNLRRGVEQGRSAGSETNGQGFSSPDSTYNQER from the coding sequence GTGAGGCGAAGCAAGAACGGCTCCGCTACGCAGCAGGTGTCGCGGGGGAACTTCACCCCGCCGCCGCGCGAAGCGGCGTCGCCTGCGGAGATACCCGCGCCCGCGGCAGGCGGCTCCACCAGCCGGCTGGCACCGCGCAACTGGCGGGTGCCCACCAAGCTGAACGCGATCCTGTTGATCCCTGTGCTGGTCGGCCTCGTCATGGGCGGCTTCCAGGTCAAGGGATCGGTCGACACGTGGAACGAGGCGCAGGACGCCGAGAAGACGGCGCTCATCGTGCGCGCCGCCTCGGAGTACGGCCAGGCGCTCCTCAACGAGCGTGACCTCACCGCGGCCCCCCTGCTCTCCTCCAAGCGCACCGACCCCGTCGTCACGAAGGCGTACGCCGCCACCGACGACGCGAAGTCGAAGTTCGACACCGCCGTGGTGTCCATGCCCAGGAAGCAGGGCCTGGAGCGCCGTCTGAGCCTCTTCCGCGCCGAGGAGCCCAAGCTCGCCGCGCTGCGCAAGGCCGCGTACGCCGAGGCCCTCGACCCGGTGAAGACCGAAGAGGGCTACGTCAAGGTCCAGCACTCGCTGATGGAGTTCTCCAACGAACTCGGCCTCGGCACCGGCAACATCACCGCCTACGGGCGCACCGTGTACGCGATCGAGCTGGCCAAGGCCGCCGAGTCGCTCCAGCGCTCCATCGGTCTGCACCTGCTGCTGCGCCCCAGCCAGGACCAGGACACCTTCCGGGCCCAGGCCGTGGCGTTCAACTCGTACAACTACCTGGAGCAGATCGCCCTCGGCGAGTACACCTCCGGCGGCACCCAGGCCGACACCGACAAGCTCATCAAGATCATGAAGGGCAAGGCGGCCGACGGGGCGAAGAAGCTCGCGGCCGCCAAGCAGCAGGCCGACGCGGCCGGTGTCCCCTTCGTCGCCCCGCCGTCCAAGGCCGGTTCGGTCTACGACGGCATCGCCGCCGAGATCGGCAAGGGCCAGACCCCGAAGGAACTCAAGGCCAAGGGCATCACGGCCGAGACCTGGATGGCCGCCGCCACCGCCAAGTTCGACGGCTACACCGAGATCGAGAACGGTCTCGTCACCAAGGCCGTGGACGAGGCCGCCTCGATCTCCGACTCCGCGAAGACCGACGCCATCACCAACGGCGCGATCGTCGTGATCGCGCTCCTCGCCGCCTTCGTGCTGGCCGGGATGATGGCGCGCCAGATGAGCCGCTCGATGCGCCAGCTGCGTACGGCCGCCTTCGGCATCGCCGAGCAGCGGCTGCCGTCGCTGGTCGACCAGCTCTCGCGTACGGACCCGGGCCGCGTGGACACCCGCGTGGAGCCCATCCCGATCAACACCCAGGACGAGATCGGCGAAGTCGCCCGCGCCTTCGACCAGGTGCACCGCGAGGCGGTACGGCTCGCGGCCGAGCAGGCCATGCTGCGGGGCAACGTCAACGCGATCTTCACCAACCTCTCGCGGCGCAACCAGTCGCTCATCGAGGGCCAGCTGACGCTGATCACCGACCTCGAGAACAACGAGGCCGACCCGGACCAGCTGGAGAGCCTCTTCAAGCTGGACCACCTGGCGACCCGTATGCGCCGCAACGGCGAGAACCTCCTGGTCCTCGCCGGCGAGGAGCCGGGACGCCGCTGGAACCAGCCGGTTCCGCTGGTCGACGTGCTCCGCGCCGCCTCCTCCGAGGTGGAGTCCTACGAGCGCATCGAGCTCTCCGGCGTACCCGAGACCGAGATCCACGGCCAGGCCGTGACCGACCTCGTGCACCTGCTCGCCGAGCTCCTGGAGAACGCCACCACGTTCTCCTCCCCGCAGACCAAGGTCCGCGTCACCGCGACCCGGCTGCCCGACGGCCGCGTCATGGTCGAGATCCACGACAAGGGCATCGGCCTCACCGCCGAGGACTTCGCGGACATCAACCACAAGCTGGCCAACCCGCCGACCGTGGACGCCGCGATCTCCCAGCGCATGGGCCTGTTCGTGGTCGGCCGCCTCGCCGACCGGCACGGTGTGCGCGTCCAGCTCCGCCCCTCGGGCGAGCAGGCGGGCACCACCTCGCTGGTCATGCTCCCCGACGCCATCACCCACGGTGGCGGTGGCGAGGCGCTTCCGGTCGACGACTTCACGGTCTCCTCGATCATCCCGGAGCAGCAGCAGCCGATGCAGATGGCTCCGCTGCGTACGGCCGCCGAACTCGGCTTCGACGACTCGCGGTACGGCGACGGTGCGAACGGCGAGCAGCCGCGCGAACTCGACCCGGTCAACCGGTCGTTGATGCGCGGGGAGCGGCGGGCCGCGCTGGAGGCGCAGGCGCAGGTCGGTGACCGGCCGCTGTTCCGCGACGAGGTGCAGGAGCCCGCGCAGTACGCGGAGCCCCAGTTCACCGAACCGCAGTACACGGAGGCGCAGTACACGGACCAGCAGGGCTACGCCCAGGACGCGTACGCGCAGACCGGGTACCAGGAACAGCCGTACGCGCAGGAGCAGACGCCCGCGTACGACGAGAACGGCTACGCCTATGCGGAGTCCGCCTACGAGGCTCCCGCGACGCAGCAGCCGGGCTACGACGCCTCGTACGATCCCCACGCCCACCAGGGCGAGTGGCCTGCTCAGGGCACGTTCGAAGGGTCGTACGAAACCGGTTTCCAGACGGAAGCGGAATCTGCGCCCAGCGCTCCCGCAAGCGCCCCGGAGCGCGTAGGCTTCGACCGTCCGGGACCGTCCCCGAGCACCTCCCACGAAGTGACCGAAGCCGGTCTCCCCCGCCGCGGCAGCCAGTCGCAGCAGCCCGCGGCTCCTTCGGCCCCAGAGGCCGGGAACAGCCCCGACTCCGGTGACGTGGCAGTGAACGACGATTGGCGTTCGTCCAACGACGAGCGCTGGCAGCGCGCGGAGAAGCTCCGTGAGCCGAAGGCCGGCGGGGTCACCCCCTCCGGACTCCCCCGGCGCGTACCCAAGGCCAACCTGGTCGAGGGCACGGCGGAACAGACCCCTCAGGGCGGCCCCCAGGTCTCCCGCGCACCCGAGGACATCCGGGGCAGGTTGAGCAACCTGCGCCGCGGTGTCGAGCAGGGGCGCAGTGCAGGCAGTGAGACGAACGGCCAGGGCTTCAGCAGCCCTGACAGCACCTACAACCAGGAGCGTTAG
- a CDS encoding GTP-binding protein: MDFASSSGGAARSTTSAKIVVAGGFGVGKTTFVGAVSEINPLRTEAVMTSASAGIDDLTHTGDKTTTTVAMDFGRITLDQDLILYLFGTPGQDRFWFMWDDLVRGAIGAIVLVDTRRLADCFPAVDYFENSGLPFVIALNGFDGHQPYTPDEVREALQIGPDAPIITTDARHRADAKSGLITLVEHALMARLK; the protein is encoded by the coding sequence GTGGACTTCGCAAGCTCTAGCGGCGGCGCGGCCCGGTCGACCACCTCCGCGAAGATCGTGGTGGCGGGCGGTTTCGGCGTGGGCAAGACCACGTTCGTCGGCGCCGTCTCGGAGATCAATCCGCTGCGTACGGAAGCCGTCATGACGTCCGCGTCGGCGGGCATCGACGACCTCACGCACACCGGGGACAAGACCACCACGACGGTGGCCATGGACTTCGGCCGCATCACGCTCGACCAGGACCTGATCCTGTACCTCTTCGGTACTCCCGGACAGGACCGCTTCTGGTTCATGTGGGACGACCTGGTGCGCGGCGCGATCGGCGCCATCGTGCTGGTGGACACCCGCCGTCTCGCGGACTGCTTCCCCGCGGTCGACTACTTCGAGAACAGCGGGCTGCCGTTCGTCATCGCCCTCAACGGCTTCGACGGGCACCAGCCCTACACGCCCGACGAGGTGCGCGAGGCGCTCCAGATCGGACCGGACGCCCCGATCATCACCACGGACGCGCGGCACCGTGCTGATGCAAAGAGCGGACTCATCACACTCGTCGAGCACGCACTGATGGCACGACTCAAGTAG
- a CDS encoding acyl-CoA carboxylase subunit beta, with protein MTVVNESPGEPTDARGRVAELLALREQARRGPSERATEAQHAKGKLTARERIELLLDPGSFKEVEQLRRHRATGFGLEAKKPYTDGVITGWGTVEGRTVFVYAHDFRIFGGALGEAHATKIHKIMDMAISAGAPLVSLNDGAGARIQEGVSALAGYGGIFQRNTRASGVIPQISVMLGPCAGGAAYSPALTDFVFMVRETSQMFITGPDVVRAVTGEEITQNGLGGADVHAETSGVAHFAYDDEETCIAEVRYLISMLPSNNRENPPSHPSEDPADRRSEVLLDLVPADGNRPYDMHKVIEELVDDGDFLEIHERWARNIICALARLDGQVVGIVANQPQSLAGVLDIEASEKAARFVQMCDAFNIPIVTLLDVPGFLPGVDQEHGGIIRHGAKLLYAYCNATVPRISLILRKAYGGAYIVMDSQSIGADLTYAWPTNEIAVMGAEGAANVIFRKQIAEAEDPEAMRTRMVKEYKAELMHPYYAAERGLVDDVIDPAETREVLIASLAMLRTKHADLPSRKHGNPPQ; from the coding sequence ATGACCGTTGTCAACGAATCCCCGGGTGAGCCCACGGACGCCCGTGGCCGAGTCGCCGAGCTCCTCGCCCTGCGTGAGCAGGCCCGCCGCGGCCCGAGCGAGCGCGCCACCGAGGCCCAGCACGCCAAGGGCAAGCTGACCGCGCGCGAGCGCATCGAGCTGCTCCTGGACCCGGGTTCGTTCAAGGAGGTCGAGCAGCTGCGCCGCCACCGGGCGACCGGCTTCGGCCTGGAGGCGAAGAAGCCGTACACCGACGGTGTCATCACCGGCTGGGGCACGGTCGAGGGCCGCACGGTCTTCGTCTACGCACACGACTTCCGGATCTTCGGCGGCGCGCTGGGCGAGGCCCACGCCACGAAGATCCACAAGATCATGGACATGGCCATCTCGGCCGGTGCCCCGCTGGTCTCCCTGAACGACGGCGCCGGCGCCCGTATCCAGGAGGGCGTCTCCGCCCTCGCCGGCTACGGCGGCATCTTCCAGCGCAACACCCGCGCCTCCGGTGTCATCCCGCAGATCAGCGTGATGCTCGGCCCGTGCGCGGGCGGCGCGGCCTACAGCCCCGCCCTCACGGACTTCGTCTTCATGGTCCGCGAGACCTCGCAGATGTTCATCACCGGACCCGACGTGGTCCGCGCGGTGACCGGCGAGGAGATCACCCAGAACGGCCTCGGCGGCGCGGACGTGCACGCCGAGACCTCGGGCGTCGCGCACTTCGCGTACGACGACGAGGAGACCTGCATCGCCGAGGTCCGCTACCTCATCTCGATGCTCCCCTCGAACAACCGCGAGAACCCGCCCTCGCACCCCAGCGAGGACCCCGCCGACCGCCGCTCCGAGGTCCTCCTGGACCTCGTCCCGGCCGACGGCAACCGCCCGTACGACATGCACAAGGTCATCGAGGAGCTCGTCGACGACGGCGACTTCCTGGAGATCCACGAGCGCTGGGCGCGCAACATCATCTGCGCCCTGGCCCGCCTCGACGGACAGGTGGTCGGCATCGTCGCCAACCAGCCGCAGTCCCTCGCGGGCGTCCTGGACATCGAGGCCAGCGAAAAAGCTGCCCGTTTCGTCCAAATGTGCGATGCTTTCAATATCCCCATCGTGACGCTGCTCGACGTCCCCGGCTTCCTGCCCGGCGTCGACCAGGAGCACGGCGGGATCATCCGGCACGGCGCGAAGCTGCTCTACGCGTACTGCAACGCGACGGTGCCCCGGATCTCGCTGATCCTTCGCAAGGCGTACGGAGGCGCGTACATCGTCATGGACTCGCAGTCCATCGGTGCCGACCTCACCTACGCCTGGCCGACGAACGAGATCGCGGTGATGGGCGCCGAAGGTGCCGCCAACGTCATCTTCCGCAAGCAGATCGCGGAGGCCGAGGACCCCGAGGCCATGCGCACGCGCATGGTCAAGGAGTACAAGGCCGAGCTGATGCACCCGTACTACGCGGCCGAGCGCGGCCTGGTCGACGACGTCATCGACCCCGCCGAGACCCGCGAAGTCCTGATCGCCTCGCTCGCCATGCTCCGCACGAAGCACGCCGACCTGCCGTCCCGCAAGCACGGCAACCCGCCTCAGTAA
- a CDS encoding DUF742 domain-containing protein, translated as MTPPPASHDPYGALHDASYDSEGDQPLVRPYAMTGGRTRPRYQLAIEALVSTTADPVHLAGLLPEHQRICHLCREVKSVAEVSALLSMPLGVARILVADLAEAGMVAIHQPGNGEAGGTPDVTLLERVLSGLRKL; from the coding sequence ATGACCCCGCCACCCGCCTCACACGATCCGTACGGCGCGTTGCACGACGCGTCGTACGACAGCGAGGGCGACCAGCCGCTGGTACGTCCGTACGCGATGACCGGAGGCAGGACCAGGCCGCGCTACCAGCTCGCCATCGAGGCGCTGGTCAGCACCACGGCCGACCCGGTGCACCTCGCGGGGCTGCTCCCCGAGCACCAGCGGATCTGCCACCTGTGCCGTGAGGTCAAGTCGGTGGCCGAGGTCTCGGCACTGCTGTCGATGCCGCTCGGTGTGGCGCGGATCCTCGTCGCCGACCTGGCGGAGGCCGGCATGGTGGCCATCCACCAGCCGGGCAACGGAGAGGCCGGCGGCACGCCGGATGTGACACTGCTCGAAAGGGTGCTCAGTGGACTTCGCAAGCTCTAG
- a CDS encoding GTP-binding protein has product MDFASSSGGAARSTTSAKIVVAGGFGVGKTTFVGAVSEINPLRTEAVMTSASAGIDDLTHTGDKTTTTVAMDFGRITLDQDLILYLFGTPGQDRFWFMWDDLVRGAIGAVVLVDTRRLADCFPAVDYFENSGLPFVIALNGFDGHQPYTPDEVREALQIGPDTPILTTDARHRADAKSALITLVEHALMARLR; this is encoded by the coding sequence GTGGACTTCGCAAGCTCTAGCGGCGGTGCAGCCCGCTCCACTACCTCCGCGAAGATCGTGGTGGCGGGGGGCTTCGGCGTGGGCAAGACCACGTTCGTCGGCGCCGTCTCGGAGATCAATCCGCTGCGTACGGAAGCCGTGATGACGTCCGCGTCGGCGGGCATCGACGACTTGACCCACACCGGGGACAAGACGACGACCACCGTCGCCATGGACTTCGGCCGCATCACGCTCGACCAGGACCTGATCCTGTACCTCTTCGGTACGCCCGGACAGGACCGCTTCTGGTTCATGTGGGACGACCTGGTGCGCGGTGCGATCGGGGCCGTGGTCCTGGTCGACACGCGGCGTCTGGCCGACTGCTTCCCCGCGGTGGACTATTTCGAGAACTCGGGGCTGCCGTTCGTCATTGCCCTGAACGGCTTTGACGGTCACCAGCCCTACACGCCCGACGAGGTGCGCGAGGCGCTTCAGATCGGGCCGGACACGCCTATCCTGACGACGGATGCGCGGCATCGTGCGGATGCCAAGAGCGCGCTCATCACGCTGGTTGAGCATGCGCTGATGGCGCGGCTGCGGTAA
- a CDS encoding acyl-CoA carboxylase subunit epsilon has protein sequence MSTPATSDSSLLRVEKGNADAEELAAITAILLARAASQPEAAPHKPTTTAGWRRLERTPGFRAPHSWQG, from the coding sequence TTGAGTACCCCCGCCACTTCCGATTCCTCCCTGCTCCGCGTGGAGAAGGGCAACGCCGACGCCGAGGAGCTCGCGGCCATCACCGCGATCCTCCTGGCCCGCGCCGCGTCCCAGCCGGAGGCCGCACCCCACAAGCCCACCACCACGGCCGGCTGGCGCCGCCTGGAACGCACCCCGGGCTTCCGCGCCCCCCACAGCTGGCAGGGCTGA
- a CDS encoding polysaccharide lyase 8 family protein, translating into MFLSRRGFLRAVAATAVAVPVLGAAAGHAMAADAYDTLRLKWRDLMLGTGFDAAAEPYKTKLSALGTTAATLRSTMNATSGSLWPDLDYADPDPNTDTASYGYSAALGTSYSRLRTLAEAYSQPGTGLTGNAALLTEILAGLDHLHTERYNNTQARYGNWYNWQIGIPQALLDICAFLYDSLGTTRIADYAAAIDHFVPDSAVATYSGTSTGANRVDLCRVIALRGVIAKTPAKIATARDALSPVFPYVTTGDGLYADGSFVQHTVVPYAGSYGSVMLGGLSLLFALLKGSTWEVTDSGRQVIFDSVEKAYAPFLFNGLAMDSVSGRAISREGQSDHSRGHAIIACIALLAQGASAAESARWQSMVKGWIARDYYVPILTDPALGVAAAARLAAVQNGTATAAAEPVGHRLFPGMDRAVHRRAAWAANVSMASGRITYYENGNGENVRGWHTGSGMLYWWGKDFANGQYSDAFWPTVDPYRLPGTTASKKVLADGAGGTWGAALPDVKWVGGASDGTYASVGQYLKGLSSTLVAKKSWFFLDDAIVCLGAGIRGRDATGVESVVENRNLGEAGVHAFTVDGTAQSTALGWNATLTGAKWAQIAGHAGYVFPGGATVKALRTARTGAWSDINSGGTTTPLTRRYLTLWFDHGTDPTDATYHYVLMPGATTTATAARAADTTWVTALANTDNQQGVAVPSLGFTGVNFWFAGTVGTLTTNAPAAVMIRESGGTATICVSDPMRQSATIDVTWNRPVSAVTSKDSTVQTVSTGTSLTLRITPGTLGATHKAVVALA; encoded by the coding sequence ATGTTCCTCTCGCGCCGCGGCTTCCTGCGCGCGGTCGCCGCCACCGCCGTCGCCGTCCCGGTCCTCGGGGCCGCCGCAGGTCACGCCATGGCGGCCGACGCGTACGACACCCTCCGCCTCAAGTGGCGCGATCTGATGCTCGGCACCGGATTCGACGCCGCCGCGGAACCGTACAAGACCAAGCTCTCCGCCCTCGGCACCACGGCCGCCACCCTGCGCTCCACCATGAACGCCACGAGCGGCTCCCTCTGGCCGGACCTCGACTACGCCGACCCGGACCCGAACACCGACACCGCCTCCTACGGCTACTCCGCCGCCCTCGGCACCAGTTACTCCCGGCTGCGCACCCTCGCCGAGGCGTACTCCCAGCCCGGCACCGGACTCACCGGCAACGCCGCCCTGCTCACCGAGATCCTCGCAGGTCTCGATCACCTCCACACCGAGCGCTACAACAACACCCAGGCCAGATACGGCAATTGGTACAACTGGCAGATCGGCATACCCCAGGCGCTCCTGGACATCTGCGCCTTCCTCTACGACAGCCTGGGCACCACCCGAATCGCCGACTACGCCGCCGCCATCGACCACTTCGTCCCCGACAGCGCCGTCGCCACGTACTCCGGCACCTCCACCGGCGCCAACCGCGTCGACCTCTGCCGCGTCATCGCCCTGCGCGGAGTGATCGCCAAGACCCCCGCCAAGATCGCCACCGCCCGCGACGCGCTCTCGCCCGTCTTCCCGTACGTGACGACCGGCGACGGCCTCTACGCGGACGGCTCCTTCGTCCAGCACACCGTCGTCCCCTACGCGGGCTCCTACGGCTCGGTCATGCTCGGCGGCCTCTCCCTCCTCTTCGCCCTCCTCAAGGGCTCCACCTGGGAGGTCACCGACTCCGGCCGCCAGGTCATCTTCGACTCGGTCGAGAAGGCGTACGCGCCCTTCCTCTTCAACGGCCTCGCCATGGACAGCGTCTCGGGCCGTGCGATCAGCCGAGAGGGGCAGAGCGATCACAGCCGCGGCCACGCGATCATCGCCTGCATCGCCCTCCTCGCCCAGGGTGCGTCGGCCGCCGAGTCCGCCCGCTGGCAGTCGATGGTCAAGGGCTGGATCGCCCGCGACTACTACGTCCCGATCCTCACCGACCCCGCCCTCGGCGTCGCCGCCGCGGCCCGCCTGGCCGCGGTCCAGAACGGCACGGCGACCGCCGCCGCGGAACCGGTGGGCCACCGCCTCTTCCCCGGCATGGACCGAGCCGTGCACCGCCGCGCCGCCTGGGCCGCCAACGTCTCGATGGCCTCCGGCCGCATCACGTACTACGAGAACGGCAACGGCGAGAACGTCCGCGGCTGGCACACAGGGTCCGGAATGCTCTACTGGTGGGGCAAGGACTTCGCCAACGGCCAGTACAGCGACGCCTTCTGGCCCACCGTCGACCCCTACCGCCTCCCCGGCACGACCGCCTCCAAGAAGGTCCTCGCCGACGGCGCGGGCGGCACCTGGGGCGCGGCCCTCCCCGACGTGAAGTGGGTGGGCGGGGCGAGTGACGGTACGTACGCGAGCGTCGGCCAGTACCTCAAGGGCCTCTCCTCCACCCTCGTCGCCAAGAAGTCCTGGTTCTTCCTCGACGACGCGATCGTCTGTCTCGGCGCAGGAATCCGCGGCCGCGACGCCACCGGCGTGGAGAGCGTGGTGGAGAACCGCAACCTCGGCGAGGCCGGCGTCCACGCCTTCACCGTCGACGGCACCGCCCAGTCCACGGCCCTGGGCTGGAACGCCACCCTCACCGGCGCCAAGTGGGCCCAGATCGCGGGCCACGCCGGCTACGTCTTCCCCGGCGGAGCCACCGTCAAGGCCCTCCGTACCGCCCGCACCGGAGCCTGGTCGGACATCAACTCGGGCGGTACGACGACCCCGCTCACCCGCCGCTACCTCACCCTCTGGTTCGACCACGGCACCGACCCGACGGACGCCACGTACCACTACGTCCTGATGCCCGGCGCGACCACAACGGCCACGGCGGCCCGAGCCGCCGACACCACCTGGGTCACCGCCCTGGCCAACACCGACAACCAGCAGGGCGTGGCCGTCCCCTCGCTCGGCTTCACCGGCGTCAACTTCTGGTTCGCGGGAACGGTCGGCACGCTCACCACCAACGCCCCGGCCGCCGTCATGATCCGCGAATCAGGCGGTACGGCGACCATCTGCGTCTCCGACCCCATGCGCCAGTCCGCGACCATCGACGTCACCTGGAACCGCCCGGTGAGCGCGGTAACCTCCAAGGACTCCACGGTCCAGACGGTCTCCACCGGCACCTCGCTCACCCTGAGGATCACCCCCGGCACCCTGGGCGCCACCCACAAGGCCGTCGTCGCCCTCGCCTGA
- a CDS encoding roadblock/LC7 domain-containing protein: protein MSQAAQNLNWLITNFVDNTPGVSHTVVVSADGLLLAMSEGFPRDRADQLAAVASGLTSLTAGASRIFEGGAVAQTVVEMERGFLFLMSVSDGSSLAVLSHPECDIGLVGYEMALLVDRAGSVLTPDLRAELQGSLLH, encoded by the coding sequence ATGAGCCAGGCGGCGCAGAATCTGAACTGGTTGATCACCAATTTCGTGGACAACACCCCTGGGGTGTCCCACACGGTGGTGGTCTCCGCCGACGGACTGCTCCTCGCCATGTCCGAAGGTTTCCCCCGCGACCGCGCCGACCAGCTGGCGGCCGTCGCCTCCGGTCTGACGTCGCTGACCGCGGGCGCCTCGCGCATCTTCGAGGGCGGCGCCGTGGCGCAGACCGTCGTCGAGATGGAGCGCGGCTTCCTCTTCCTGATGTCGGTCTCCGACGGATCGTCGCTGGCCGTGCTCTCCCACCCCGAGTGCGACATCGGTCTGGTCGGTTACGAGATGGCCCTGCTGGTCGACCGCGCGGGCAGCGTCCTCACCCCGGACCTGCGCGCCGAGCTCCAGGGCAGCCTCCTCCACTAG
- a CDS encoding roadblock/LC7 domain-containing protein: MSQAAQNLNWLITNFVDNTPGVSHTVVVSADGLLLAMSEGFPRDRADQLAAVASGLTSLTAGASRIFEGGHVNQTVVEMERGFLFIMSVSDGSSLAVLAHPEADIGLVGYEMALLVDRAGSVLTPDLRAELQGSLLN; encoded by the coding sequence ATGAGCCAGGCGGCGCAGAACCTGAACTGGTTGATCACCAACTTCGTGGACAACACCCCTGGGGTGTCCCACACGGTGGTGGTCTCCGCCGACGGACTCCTTCTGGCGATGTCCGAAGGTTTCCCGCGCGACCGCGCCGACCAGCTGGCGGCCGTCGCCTCCGGTCTGACGTCGCTGACCGCGGGTGCCTCCCGCATCTTCGAGGGCGGTCATGTCAACCAGACCGTCGTGGAGATGGAGCGCGGCTTCCTCTTCATCATGTCCGTGTCGGACGGGTCCTCGCTCGCGGTGCTCGCGCACCCCGAGGCCGACATCGGTCTGGTCGGTTACGAGATGGCCCTTCTGGTCGATCGCGCGGGCAGTGTCCTCACCCCGGACCTGCGTGCGGAACTTCAGGGAAGTCTTCTCAACTAA